A genome region from Thermoanaerobacterium xylanolyticum LX-11 includes the following:
- the spoVAE gene encoding stage V sporulation protein AE: MDYLRAFLVGGIICVIAQILMDKTKLTPARILVLYVTVGAILGGIGIYKKIIDFGGAGATVPLLGFGNSLAQGTIKAVKKDGITGAFTGGLTATAGGIAAAIFFGYLFSIIFNPRTKK, translated from the coding sequence TTGGATTATTTACGTGCTTTTCTTGTAGGTGGAATAATTTGTGTGATTGCTCAAATATTAATGGACAAAACAAAGCTTACACCCGCAAGAATTTTAGTTTTGTATGTTACAGTAGGAGCTATATTAGGTGGTATAGGAATATACAAGAAAATAATAGATTTCGGAGGTGCTGGTGCAACTGTTCCGCTTCTTGGCTTTGGCAATTCTTTAGCACAAGGTACAATCAAAGCAGTAAAAAAAGATGGTATCACTGGTGCTTTTACAGGTGGACTGACGGCAACAGCAGGTGGTATTGCTGCAGCAATTTTTTTTGGTTATTTGTTTTCTATAATATTTAATCCACGTACTAAAAAATGA